One genomic segment of Tubulanus polymorphus chromosome 4, tnTubPoly1.2, whole genome shotgun sequence includes these proteins:
- the LOC141903445 gene encoding meiotic recombination protein DMC1/LIM15 homolog — MAEVEDQVVEQQISAEDDDESFFQDIDLLQNHGINVADIKKLKQSGICTIKGVQMTTRKKMCNIKGISEAKMEKIKEASNKLSDPGFLTALDYSEKRKLCFRISTGSQELDKLLGGGIESMAITEAFGEFRTGKTQISHTLCVTTQMPGANGYTGGKVVLIDTENTFRPDRLRDIADRFNLDQNAVLDNVLYARAYTSEHQYELLDYVAAKFHEELGVFKLLIVDSIMALFRVDYSGRGELADRQQKLAQMLSRLQKISEEYNVAVFITNQMTSDPGATMSFQADPKKPIGGHILAHASTTRISLRKGRGELRIAKIYDSPDLPENEATYAITAGGIADGKE; from the exons ATGGCTGAAGTAGAAGACCAAGTCGTTGAGCAACAGATTTCTGCTGAAGATGACGAT gAATCTTTCTTTCAAGACATCGACCTATTACAGAACCATGGAATT AACGTTGCTGAcataaagaaattgaagcaATCGGGAATATGCACAATCAAG GGAGTTCAAATGACAACAAGGAAGAAAATGTGTAATATAAAAGGCATATCTGAGGCAAAGATGGAGAAAATCAAAGAAGCGTCGAATAAACTAAGT GATCCCGGATTTCTGACAGCGCTGGATTATTCAGAGAAAAGGAAGCTTTGTTTCAGAATATCAACTGGTAGTCAGGAATTAGA tAAGCTGTTGGGTGGCGGCATTGAAAGTATGGCCATTACGGAAGCTTTCGGCGAATTCAGAACTGGAAAAACGCAGATTTCCCACACATTATGCG TGACTACTCAGATGCCTGGAGCTAATGGTTACACGGGTGGAAAGGTTGTTCTTATCGATACGGAAAATACATT TCGACCGGACAGGTTGAGGGATATCGCTGATCGGTTTAATCTGGATCAGAATGCTGTATTAGATAATGTTTTATACGCCAGGGCATATACCA GTGAACATCAGTATGAATTGTTGGATTATGTGGCCGCTAAATTCCACGAGGAATTGGGAGTTTTCAAATTACTC ATAGTGGATTCGATTATGGCTTTATTTAGAGTTGATTACAGCGGGCGAGGAGAGTTAGCCGATCGTCAACAAAAACTCGCTCAAATGTTATCCAgattacagaaaatatcagaaG AGTACAATGTGGCGGTTTTCATCACAAACCAAATGACTTCGGATCCAGGCGCCACGATGTC ATTTCAGGCGGATCCCAAGAAACCGATTGGAGGTCACATTCTCGCACACGCATCGACTACGCGAATCTCACTGAGAAAGGGAAGAGGTGAACTGAGAATCGCTAAAATATATGACAg
- the LOC141904095 gene encoding intraflagellar transport protein 27 homolog: protein MPTVLRAKLIVTGDSTVGKSALAQVFHSDGSHFPKNYTMTTGCELCVKSVNIPETQDCVELFMYDSAGKEVFSELVQKYWDHPSLVMLVYDVTNETSFSSCSKWLERVRKMAPSPDCKISGALVANKIDLDQRRVISPKQGKEFAMNNGLEYFEVSSKEMQEVEAPFYYLAGEFYKSYNEDLDIFKSLV, encoded by the exons ATGCCGACGGTGTTAAGAGCTAAATTGATTGTGACCG GTGATTCAACTGTGGGTAAAAGCGCCTTGGCGCAGGTTTTTCATAGCGATGGTTCGCACTTCCCAAAAAATTACACGATG acGACTGGTTGTGAATTATGCGTAAAATCAGTGAATATTCCCGAGACTCAGGATTGTGTG GAGCTGTTCATGTACGATTCAGCGGGAAAAGAAGTTTTTTCAGAACTCGTTCAAAAATAT TGGGATCATCCTAGTTTGGTGATGTTGGTTTACGATGTCACGAATGAAACATCGTTTTCAAGCTGCAGCAAATGGCTAGAAAGAGTGCGCAAGATGGCTCCATCTCCAGACTGTAAAATATCCG GAGCTTTAGTCGCGAATAAAATTGATCTGGATCAAAGGAGAGTCATCTCACCGAAACAGGGAAAAGAGTTTGCTATGAATAACGGTTTGGAATATTTCGAAGTCTCATCG aAAGAAATGCAGGAAGTCGAGGCACCGTTTTACTATCTGGCTGGCGAATTTTACAAATCATACAACGAGGATCTggatatattcaaatcattgGTGTAA